In the genome of Hydractinia symbiolongicarpus strain clone_291-10 chromosome 5, HSymV2.1, whole genome shotgun sequence, one region contains:
- the LOC130645264 gene encoding sodium leak channel NALCN-like codes for MDLSNSLKKNKKKSTSLSSTKTTDNKLIEAERTSLPQSNNNTFKNELKTPVSVNKSNGQIKLSSNTEALPMGTTHLYVPALQEDENNMQQNEERPGEEEIINLKDDSDADEDVFRRYYRQKIWFILLIRFCCIASVVSVCMNTPQTFKKHPSLRYITLVVDIVTGLILTCEALIKIRAKGFIFSPKAYLRSPGRILEFVMVLCIIVSIVLQVLEFAIALDDKASHYLLVSFIRAPRPLLLLRVMKSVLNLSLPKTVSLRSMKQIWGVLLFTLYFMTLAALIGVQIFGVIKYYCVKETALVNEVKYTDLLIPATRCSPLDYAFQCPKGFTCKELKLKKFRQDRRYFDQILTGLLSVYEAASMEGWSFVMYDAMNSRYFLYSVLYFVCVIFFIAWLVRNVFIAIITEAFADLRVQVSRLSKRKKPKQHEQYQVLKHEADGTLLLVREEQVSLKNSPIRRTVLKCVHSRLFQYFIHICVLVDACVQGFVPEMSFTKYVQVGFTILFNIEALLKICGMGFSNYRQSLPCRFEGVLCIGSTAFLAPVFIGVRGFAVFQVLRPFRLILFWKSLTAFLKRILGSGKKISSLILFTLSALVIVSGITLQLFCGIGINETDYDFDIFPKAMRAMYQVFMAEAWNEVMDKVLFVGGYGFSFLVYPVFILVHLLGATILVSVFVALILDNLELSEELKMLKQRRLGEEVADTHEKLPHRLRVFNHLKPRPKVIDMDNVECSLPKIRRSFVTNYVSSADNIDNVPLVISNLPNKPKDKQEEPTSNADIQLSFVQNKPRDRSYLAQFRKQSSVTALMQDAHKKRMSIHSTASEGSIKTPSSKSFRRSSRTISVGSKRHRNAAEPRSPHLAHQPLGKRVTNASSVIYQTNKLKNDKNRKLSRDQKDIDVGLVRQKLEEAQRKKEIRIENLRENHPKFDESLFIFSTNNPIRKFIQKIVHARYDTFTKDERSTQLGAFSFDRLKRYLGSQTYLDWVMLFFTQVSCLAMLLETPSQRTFDSPWLSSIEYVFVVTTSIELALKIIADGLFLSPKAFIQDVGGALHVMIYIVSLTYVCWQPNVIPPASGAQILLVLRALRPLRIITLAPPLRKEVWILVSGYRDMLKVALLQVILMFVFASYGVQTFRGKLKRCNDRNITFKGDCIGAFQVQLAAPKKLNDLHGEMPTMLVPRVWRNPRNFNFDTMSAAFLALFEVLSLEGWTDVRDIMHEQVGWTGSLYPHVYVFFACLIGLTLFIGVIVGSFNENKGLALLTVEQKRWKDLKKKLELAQPLHLPSKPLEGSLKSRLFEIFAGARYQKFYALIVLINCGTLFFGQWEPRNIDNDTLWLSCIIISIICCTFFTFEAILKVYSFTFKGYWLSWRNRFDFVLTLFGNIYILWTVFSCYVEATENSTCSGSRMLGVSIFVLRFLTLSGKHNGLRMLMLTVVKSLTKSFYTISVLVMIMGCYAFVGVIMFGSVKHGLALNRQVNFETSWNALLVLFRVTTGEDWHRIMHDAMIAKPYCRTKPRMNYWESNCGNRTAALLFFNSYYVIISYIFLNLFIAVVIENFSIFYSTDDDPIMSQQEIQHYQEIWNVVDRDKSGSISVRAARFLLRLLGGSFDLEKQKQYDPLYFKRVCAEIEKTRSGKNVSFHNLLFILAFNKIDISKSLQLEERLAREELESVILEEVATETIRRWLTEVLKRMRGSKPKNKHERKLSGISGLSEPSINSLHSDFDEMNASATSLHSSVAAGMFPHPMLGHFSPGSSYETMESTTTGLRKRLGDNVASAAPDSPSGGVKQKRELKSDFYSWWDDEVEDC; via the exons atattACCGGCAAAAGATATGGTTCATTCTTTTGATCCGATTTTGCTGCATTGCCAGCGTGGTATCTGTATGCATGAATACACCGCAAACGTTTAAGAAGCATCCATCGTTGCGTTACATCACCTTAGTGGTAGACATTGTGACGGGACTTATtttaacgtgtgaggccctcATCAAAATTCGCGCCAAAGGTTTCATCTTCTCGCCCAAAGCCTACTTAAGAAGTCCTGGCCGAATACTGGAGTTCGTCATGGTTTTGTGCATTATTGTCTCGATTGTTTTACAGGTTCTCGAGTTTGCTATCGCTTTGGATGACAAGGCTAGTCATTATTTACTTGTCTCGTTTATTCGTGCACCGCGACCGCTGTTGCTGCTGAGAGTAATGAAGTCTGTGCTTAATTTAAGCTTACCCAAAACCGTGTCGTTACGCTCAATGAAGCAGATATGGGGCGTGCTCTTGTTCACTCTGTACTTCATGACGCTAGCTGCTTTGATTGGTGTGCAAATCTTCGGCGTGATAAAATATTATTGTGTTAAAGAAACCGCGTTAGTAAACGAGGTCAAATATACAGACTTGCTTATCCCCGCTACTCGTTGTTCGCCACTAGATTACGCGTTTCAATGTCCAAAAGGTTTTACATGTAAGgagttgaaattaaaaaagttccGTCAAGACCGGCGTTATTTTGATCAAATTTTAACAGGACTGCTGTCTGTTTACGAAGCTGCTTCCATGGAGGGATGGTCATTCGTGATGTACGATGCCATGAACTCGCGTTATTTCTTGTACTCTGTACTGTATTTCGTATGCGTCATCTTTTTTATTGCCTGGTTGGTGCGCAACGTGTTTATCGCCATCATAACTGAAGCCTTTGCCGATCTTCGTGTTCAAGTGAGCAGACTTTCAAAACGTAAAAAACCAAAGCAACACGAACAGTATCAAGTGTTAAAACACGAAGCTGACGGTACCCTCTTACTTGTGAGAGAGGAACAAGTATCTCTAAAGAATTCACCAATTCGAAGGACTGTACTAAAATGCGTACACTCGCGTTTGTTCCAATATTTTATTCATATATGCGTCTTAGTGGACGCATGCGTACAAGGATTTGTGCCGGAGATGTCGTTCACAAAATACGTTCAGGTCGGGTTTACCATCCTGTTTAATATTGAAGCGTTGTTAAAAATTTGTGGCATGGGGTTTAGCAACTACCGACAATCGTTGCCATGTCGATTTGAAGGTGTATTATGTATCGGTTCGACTGCGTTTTTGGCGCCTGTTTTCATTGGAGTTCGAGGCTTCGCCGTATTTCAAGTGCTGCGTCCATTCCGGTTGATTTTATTTTGGAAATCATTGACGGCGTTTCTAAAGCGCATATTGGGAAGTGGAAAGAAGATTTCGAGCTTGATTTTGTTTACCTTGTCAGCTCTTGTTATTGTTTCTGGTATCACATTGCAGTTGTTTTGTGGAATTGGCATTAACGAGACGGACTATGACTTTGATATATTTCCCAAAGCGATGAGGGCAATGTATCAGGTTTTTATGGCAGAAGCCTGGAATGAAGTAATGGATAAAGTGCTCTTCGTCGGAGGGTATGGGTTTTCTTTTCTCGTGTACCCAGTGTTTATTTTGGTTCATTTATTGGGAGCCACTATATTAGTTAGTGTGTTTGTCGCCCTTATTCTTGATAATTTGGAGTTAAGCGAAGAGTTGAAAATGCTAAAACAACGCCGTTTGGGCGAAGAAGTCGCCGATACGCACGAAAAGCTACCCCATCGCTTACGTGTTTTCAATCATTTAAAACCGAGGCCGAAAGTCATCGACATGGATAATGTGGAATGCAGTTTGCCTAAGATACGGCGTAGTTTTGTAACGAATTATGTTTCGTCGGCCGATAATATCGATAACGTTCCGCTGGTAATATCAAATCTACCGAACAAACCGAAAGACAAACAAGAAGAGCCAACTTCTAATGCTGATATTCAGCTTAGTTTCGTGCAGAACAAGCCAAGAGATCGGAGTTACCTTGCTCAATTCCGAAAACAATCGAGCGTAACCGCGCTAATGCAGGACGCTCATAAAAAACGAATGAGCATACACAGCACTGCCAGTGAAGGAAGTATAAAAACTCCATCGTCAAAGTCCTTTCGACGTTCATCTCGTACTATTAGCGTTGGTAGCAAACGCCATCGGAATGCAGCCGAACCGCGTAGTCCGCATCTCGCACATCAACCGCTGGGAAAACGAGTTACAAACGCATCCAGTGTTATTTATCAGACAAACAAGTTAAAAAACGACAAAAATCGAAAACTGAGTCGCGATCAAAAGGATATTGACGTCGGTTTAGTAAGACAAAAGTTAGAAGAGGCCCAGCGCAAGAAGGAAATTCGAATTGAAAATTTAAGGGAAAACCATCCAAAATTTGACGaatctttgtttatattttccacAAATAACCCGATCAGAAAGTTTATCCAGAAAATCGTACATGCACGATACGATACGTTCACAAAAGACGAACGAAGTACGCAACTTGGCGCATTTAGTTTTGATCGACTAAAGCGTTATTTGGGATCGCAAACGTATTTAGATTGGGTGATGTTGTTTTTCACACAGGTCTCATGTTTAGCTATGTTGCTTGAGACACCAAGTCAACGCACCTTTGACAGCCCTTGGCTAAGCAGCATCGAGTATGTTTTCGTTGTAACGACAAGTATCGAACTCGCCTTAAAAATAATTGCTGACGGATTGTTCTTGTCTCCAAAAGCATTCATACAAGACGTTGGCGGTGCCCTTCACGTCATGATTTACATTGTTTCTTTGACGTATGTATGTTGGCAACCCAACGTCATTCCGCCTGCTTCGGGTGCACAGATATTACTTGTCTTGAGGGCGTTGCGCCCGCTCCGTATCATCACATTAGCGCCGCCGCTAAGAAAGGAAGTTTGGATTCTTGTTAGCGGCTATCGTGACATGCTTAAAGTTGCACTTCTTCAAGTAATATTGATGTTTGTATTTGCTAGTTACGGCGTGCAAACGTTCCGAGGTAAGTTAAAACGGTGCAATGATCGCAACATTACCTTTAAAGGAGACTGTATTGGAGCTTTTCAAGTCCAGTTAGCTGCTCCCAAAAAACTTAATGACTTGCACGGTGAAATGCCTACTATGCTTGTTCCACGAGTTTGGAGGAATcctcgaaattttaattttgatacaATGAGCGCAGCGTTTTTGGCGTTGTTCGAGGTGTTGTCACTTGAGGGATGGACAGACGTCCGGGATATCATGCACGAGCAAGTGGGTTGGACTGGATCTCTCTATCCGCACGTTTATGTATTTTTTGCGTGTTTGATTGGTCTGACATTGTTTATTGGTGTTATCGTTGGAAGTTTCAATGAAAACAAGGGTCTGGCTTTGTTGACAGTAGAGCAGAAACGTtggaaagatttaaaaaagaaattagaaTTGGCACAGCCGTTGCATTTACCGTCGAAACCACTCGAGGGTAGTTTAAAGTCTCGTCTCTTCGAAATTTTTGCCGGCGCTAGGTACCAGAAATTCTATGCGCTGATAGTGCTTATCAATTGCGGCACCTTGTTTTTTGGACAATGGGAGCCAAGAAATATTGATAACGATACATTATGGCTTTCATGCATCATTATCTCCATCATATGCTGCACATTTTTCACTTTTGAAGCCATACTTAAAGTCTACTCGTTTACATTTAAAGGGTACTGGTTAAGTTGGAGAAATCGTTTTGACTTTGTGTTAACACTTTTCGgaaatatttacattttatgGACAGTGTTTTCATGTTACGTCGAGGCCACCGAGAATAGTACATGTTCCGGATCAAGAATGTTGGGCGTCTCTATATTCGTACTTCGGTTCCTTACCCTGTCCGGTAAACATAATGGTCTCCGGATGCTCATGTTGACAGTTGTGAAGAGCTTAACAAAAAGTTTTTACACTATTTCCGTACTTGTGATGATTATGggttgctatgcttttgttggTGTAATCATGTTTGGTTCAGTTAAACACGGATTGGCATTAAATCGTCAAGTAAATTTCGAAACCAGTTGGAATGCTCTACTAGTTTTGTTTCGAGTGACAACAGGCGAGGATTGGCACCGTATCATGCACGATGCTATGATCGCGAAGCCATATTGTCGTACCAAACCACGCATGAATTACTGGGAGAGTAATTGTGGCAACAGGACAGCTGCATTGTTATTTTTCAATTCCTATTACGTTATCATTAGTTATATATTCCTAAACTTGTTTATCGCTGTGGTTATCGAGAATTTCTCGATTTTTTACTCAACCGATGACGACCCGATCATGTCACAACAAGAAATTCAACATTACCAAGAAATATGGAATGTGGTCGATCGAGACAAATCTGGCTCGATTAGCGTTAGAGCTGCAAGGTTTTTGTTACGATTGTTAGGAGGCAGCTTTGATCTGGAGAAACAGAAGCAATACGACCCGTTATATTTCAAACGCGTGTGTGCGGAAATCGAAAAAACACGTAGTGGGAAGAACGTATCGTTTCAtaatctgttgtttatattggCATTTAACAAGATCGACATCTCGAAAAGTTTACAGTTAGAAGAAAGGCTTGCGCGTGAAGAGTTGGAGTCGGTTATCTTAGAAGAAGTGGCCACGGAGACAATTAGACGATGGCTGAcggaagttttaaaacgaatgaGAGGGTCAAAACCGAAAAACAAACACGAAAGGAAATTATCAG GTATATCCGGCCTGTCAGAACCAAGTATCAACAGCTTACACAGTGACTTCGATGAGATGAACGCTTCGGCTACGTCGCTTCATTCCAGTGTTGCTGCCGGTATGTTTCCTCATCCGATGCTCGGTCATTTCAGTCCCGGTAGTTCTTACGAAACAATGGAAAGTACAACAACCGGACTGCGAAAAAGACTGGGAGATAACGTTGCGAGCGCCGCTCCAGACAGTCCATCCGGTGGGGTGAAACAAAAGAGGGAACTTAAATCAGATTTTTATTCATGGTGGGATGATGAGGTGGAAGATTGTTAA